TCGGTTCCCCAATCGCTCTCGTAGTACACCACCGGGTTCAGCGCTTCCGGGCCGTAGTAGTGCGAGAGCGACGTGAGGATTGCGGTCTTGCGATCCGCTGCGCTCAGGCCGAAGAGGGCATCCGCTTGCTCGTCGGAGACAAAGCCCACGAGGGTGCCGCGCGGGTCCTCGAAGTTGGTGTTGTCATAGGCCTCATGCACGAGCTCGTAGGGGCTGAACGCGGTTCCGGACAGGTCGTCGGTGCGCCAGAACGGGGTCTCGTAGACCGCGTGAACCTTGATCACGAAACCCATCGACAGGTGCTGGTGCAACTGCTGCTGGCGGCGCGGCAGGGGCGGGTCGAAGCTGATGCGGCTGATCAGGGGCGGCGGCACGGCAATGATGGCGTGGCGGGCCGTGACCGTGAGATCGTCGGAGATGGCGGTAACGCTGGTCTCGCTCCAACGCAGGCTCCGCACGGGCTGGCCGAGGTGCACGTCGTCGCCCAGGTTCGCAGCCAGCAGCAGAGGAACCTGCTGCAAACCACCCACCACGCGCTCGTCAAGAATAAAATCGGCGTCGACAAGATTGCTGAACGATCCCGCGCTGGCAGCCATGAGCAGCGCCTGCAACGCCGAGAAGGCGTGTGCCGGCTTCGTCAGCATGGCTCCGGCAATGAACATGCTGATGTTGTCGTGTGCCTCGACATCATCGGTCTGCGTCTCCAGCCACCGGCTGAAGGAGATAGCGTCGAGTTCCGCAGCCTGCGGGTGCTCCCACGGCCGGTCGGGGTTCATCTGCGACACGAGCACGTCGAGCTTCTCGATCAGGGTAAGAATCTGCTGCTCGGTGGCCGCGGGTACCGGAAAAATCTCACCCTCAAAACGGCTGACCGTGCCGGCTTTGTTGATGTATACATTCTTGCCGGCGCGGTACCGCGGGTAGGTGTCGAGGCCCAGCTCGGTGAGGGTGCGCTTGAGCGCGAGCTGGTCGGGCGATACCCACTGGCCGCCGACCTCGAGCATCGCGCCCTCGATGGTGTCTGTTAAGAGGCGGCCGCCCACGCGGTCTCGGGCTTCGAGCACGGCAACGGTGAGGCCGGCCTTCCGTAGTTCGGTGGCGGCCGTGAGACCGGATGCCCCGGCTCCAATGATGACGACGTCACGGGTGATCTCGTGCATGGTTACTCCTAGAAAATTCACGGTGCAAGAAAAAAGGTGTTCGTGCTGCTCGAAGACGGGGTGCTGAACACCCTCATAATTCTACGTTTGTGGCAGGCCACAAAATGCTCAGCTCAGGGCCAGCGCATCCCCCACGATGTGCAGACCCTCACGCAGCAGATCGTCGGAAATGCTCAGTGGCGGCAGGAAGCGGATCACGTTGCCGTAGGTACCGCAGCCGAGCAGAATAACGCCCTCCGCGTGGGTGGCAGCGATGACGCGGGCGGTGAGCGCGGCATCCGGCTCATTCGTGTCGGGGTCAACCAGCTCGATTGCCATCATGGCACCACGCCCGCGAACTTCGGCAATACGTGGGTCGGCGGCGGCGAAGGCACCGAGGACGTCGGACATGACGCGACCGATCGCGGCGGCACGCTCAACGAGATGGTCTGCTTCGTAGGTTTCGATCGTGGCGAGCGCTGCGGCGCAGGCGAGCGGGTTGCCACCGTAGGTGCCGCCGAGGCCACCGGCCTGCGGTGCATCCATGATGTCTGCTCGACCGGTGACGGCCGAGAGCGGGAGTCCCCCGGCGATACCCTTCGCGGTGCAGATCAGGTCGGGAACGATGCCCTCGTGCTCGCTGGCGAACATGTGGCCGGTGCGGGCGAACCCGGTCTGAATCTCATCGGCAATGAACACCACGTTGTTGGCGCGGCACCAGGTGAGCAGCGTGGGAAGGAACCCCGCGGCGGGCACGATGAAACCGCCCTCACCCTGAATGGGCTCAATAATGACGGCTGCGAGGTTGTCTGCGCCGATCTGCTTCTCCATCTGCAGAATGGCACGTCGTGCTGCCACGGCGCCGTCGAGGCCGCCGTCGCGGAGCGGATACGACATCGGCGCGCGGTACACCTCGGGTGCGAACGGACCAAAGCCGTTCTTGTACGGCAGGTTCTTCGCCGTGAGGCCCATCGTGAGGTTGGTGCGCCCATGATAGGCGTGGTCAAAGGCGACAACAGCCTGCTTGTGGGTGAAGCTGCGTGCAATCTTCACGGCATTCTCCACGGCTTCGGCGCCGGAGTTGAAGAGCACGCTGCGCTTCTCGTGATCGCCCGGGGTGAGCCGGTTCAGGGTCTCGGCAACCTCAATGTAGGAGTCGTAGGGTGCCACGCTGAAGCAGGTGTGCGTGAACTGCTCGAGCTGGGCCGTGACGGCCGCCACAACACGCGGTGCACTGTTGCCGACGCCGGTGACCGCGATGCCTGATCCGAGGTCGATGAGGGAGTTACCGTCCACGTCAACGAGCACGCCGCCGCCGGCGGCCACGACATAGACCGGCAGGGTGATTCCCACTCCGGCGGAGACCGCCTGTGCCTTCCGCGCCTGCAGTGCCTGCGACTTCGGGCCGGGGATGCGGGTCACCAGGCGGCGCTCCTGCGGGAGGCTGGGGCCGCCAAGCGGAACGGTGGATGTGCTGGTCTCGACGACGGTCATGACGGCTCCATTTCTGCGACACAGGGACATCAACGCACTGCGGCCCTCGATGCCAGTTGAGTTATAGTAGGCGGGTGACGATGCACGCATCGGTGCCGGTATGTACAACGTGAGAACCGCAATTATTCACACTGTACACTCGGCTCATGTCTCCATCCATAGCCCCGCCGCTGCTGCCGTCGCTGCGCCGTCTCCTGGCCCAGCCGAACCTGAACGTGCGACTTCTCACGGCGGAAACTGCCCTTCCACCCGGGGCGCTCGACCGGCCGGTTGACTGGGTGCACAGTTCCGATCTCCCGGATCCGACTCCGTTTCTCTCCCCCCACCAGATGCTGCTCACCACAGGCCGCCAATTTGCGTTCGACACGATGACGGATGCCGTTTATACCGACTACGTGCAGCGCTTGACCGCTCACGGTATCTCCTGCCTCGGTTTTGGGACGGAGGTGATCCGGGATGGAACACCCGATGCCCTGATTGCCGCGTGCCTGGCCGGAGGCATGCCTCTCATCGAGGTTCCCTACGACACTCCTTTCATCGCCGTGGCCCGTGCCGGTGGTGACCTCGTCGCTGAACTCCGGTTCGCCCGGGATACCTGGACGCTCGGCGCCCAACGGGCCATCTCTCTCGCTGCACTCCGGCCCGACGGCCTCAGCGCCACCCTCAGCGAACTGTCGCGCCAGCTCGGCCACTGGGTAGCCCTGTTCGACTCGAATGGAGTCCTCAATCAGGTATTCCCCCGCGACACGTTTAGCGGGGCGTCGGCCGCTCGTGGTTCCCGTGACCGGGCGCAGCAGGAGGCCGAGCGAATACTGCGCCGCGGCCAACGCGCCAGCCTCACCGTGACCGATCACGGCGAGACGCTCAATCTGCAGACGCTCGGACGCCGCGACCATCTGCGGGGCGTGCTCGCTCTGGGCGGCCAGACCACGCTCGACCCGGCCAGTCAGGAAGTCGTCACGAGTGTGATTGCCCTCGCCGGCCTCGCCCTGGAGCAGAACACCGCCCTCGGGCACGCCCGCGGTCACCTGCGTTCGGGTCTGCTGCAGACACTTCTCGGCGGCCAGGTTGAACTGGCCACCACGGTGTCGACCGAGCTCTGGGGTGCGTTCCCCGAGGAACCCGTGCGCGTCGCGGTCAGCGCCACTTCCCCCGAACGACTGGACGCGGTCACCGACTTTCTCGAACTAAGAGCGGCGGAGCGCAACGGGCACCTGTTTTACGCTCGACTGGGCACCAGCATTGTCCTGTGCATCGACTCCCATTCCCACAGCGTCCTTCGCGAACTGGTCGGTTTCGGTCTGCACGTGGGCCTCTCCGACCCGACCGTCTTCAGCTCACTATCCGGGGCCCTCACCCAGGCTCGCCAGGCGTGGGACCGCTCACGCGAGGGCGAACCGGGGATCACCCCGTTTGATGCGATCTCCCGGCAGGGCGTTCTCGCCTTTCTCGCCAGAACGGATGCTTCCGCCGTCGGTCGCGCGGCCCTCGCGCCCCTCACCGATCACGATGCAGCGACGGGCAGCACGCTCGTGCACACCCTCCGGGTCTGGCTCGAAGCGAACGGCCAATTCACTCCCGCCGCTGCCGCACTCGGGGTTCACCGGCACACCGTGCGCAACCGGATCGGTCAGGTGGAAGTGTTGCTCGCACGCGACCTGAGTGGTTTCCACGCGCGCGCGGACGCGTGGGCGGCGCTCCTTGCAAGTAACGTCGCAGCTACAGCCGGCGACGCACCAGCACGTGGCCTCGGGTCGTGGTCAGGCGCGTCCACGGACCCGTCTCGAACACCAGAACAGGGTCATCGTCGCTGAAGAATCCGAGGCTGAGTGCGGCGAAGGCCGCTCCGGCCGGAATCCCCGGTAGGCCCTCGACGGGCCGTCCCCAGATCTCGGCTCGAACGCGCTCAACAATTTGTTCACCGGTGCCCGTGGGGATGACGGAGGCGACCTCCTCGATTCCGGCGTGGGCTGCCGTGATCAACAGCGCGGCATCCGCTTGTCCGATGGGGAGCCAGCCGCCGGTGGGCGGTGAGATACCGGCCCAGCTTGCTGTTCCCGCTTCAAGCGGCAGCGGAACAACGACCGGGGTTTCCGGTGTCATGGGCTCGGTCTGCAGGCGTGCGATTCGTTCGAGCACTCCGCGCACCGGCACCACGCGGTCGATGT
This sequence is a window from Cryobacterium sp. CG_9.6. Protein-coding genes within it:
- a CDS encoding NAD(P)/FAD-dependent oxidoreductase, translated to MHEITRDVVIIGAGASGLTAATELRKAGLTVAVLEARDRVGGRLLTDTIEGAMLEVGGQWVSPDQLALKRTLTELGLDTYPRYRAGKNVYINKAGTVSRFEGEIFPVPAATEQQILTLIEKLDVLVSQMNPDRPWEHPQAAELDAISFSRWLETQTDDVEAHDNISMFIAGAMLTKPAHAFSALQALLMAASAGSFSNLVDADFILDERVVGGLQQVPLLLAANLGDDVHLGQPVRSLRWSETSVTAISDDLTVTARHAIIAVPPPLISRISFDPPLPRRQQQLHQHLSMGFVIKVHAVYETPFWRTDDLSGTAFSPYELVHEAYDNTNFEDPRGTLVGFVSDEQADALFGLSAADRKTAILTSLSHYYGPEALNPVVYYESDWGTEEWTRGAYAASFDLGGLARYGADLRTPVGPLSFSCSDLAGHGYQHVDGAIRMGIESAGAIIAASALSEVSV
- the gabT gene encoding 4-aminobutyrate--2-oxoglutarate transaminase, whose product is MTVVETSTSTVPLGGPSLPQERRLVTRIPGPKSQALQARKAQAVSAGVGITLPVYVVAAGGGVLVDVDGNSLIDLGSGIAVTGVGNSAPRVVAAVTAQLEQFTHTCFSVAPYDSYIEVAETLNRLTPGDHEKRSVLFNSGAEAVENAVKIARSFTHKQAVVAFDHAYHGRTNLTMGLTAKNLPYKNGFGPFAPEVYRAPMSYPLRDGGLDGAVAARRAILQMEKQIGADNLAAVIIEPIQGEGGFIVPAAGFLPTLLTWCRANNVVFIADEIQTGFARTGHMFASEHEGIVPDLICTAKGIAGGLPLSAVTGRADIMDAPQAGGLGGTYGGNPLACAAALATIETYEADHLVERAAAIGRVMSDVLGAFAAADPRIAEVRGRGAMMAIELVDPDTNEPDAALTARVIAATHAEGVILLGCGTYGNVIRFLPPLSISDDLLREGLHIVGDALALS
- a CDS encoding PucR family transcriptional regulator gives rise to the protein MSPSIAPPLLPSLRRLLAQPNLNVRLLTAETALPPGALDRPVDWVHSSDLPDPTPFLSPHQMLLTTGRQFAFDTMTDAVYTDYVQRLTAHGISCLGFGTEVIRDGTPDALIAACLAGGMPLIEVPYDTPFIAVARAGGDLVAELRFARDTWTLGAQRAISLAALRPDGLSATLSELSRQLGHWVALFDSNGVLNQVFPRDTFSGASAARGSRDRAQQEAERILRRGQRASLTVTDHGETLNLQTLGRRDHLRGVLALGGQTTLDPASQEVVTSVIALAGLALEQNTALGHARGHLRSGLLQTLLGGQVELATTVSTELWGAFPEEPVRVAVSATSPERLDAVTDFLELRAAERNGHLFYARLGTSIVLCIDSHSHSVLRELVGFGLHVGLSDPTVFSSLSGALTQARQAWDRSREGEPGITPFDAISRQGVLAFLARTDASAVGRAALAPLTDHDAATGSTLVHTLRVWLEANGQFTPAAAALGVHRHTVRNRIGQVEVLLARDLSGFHARADAWAALLASNVAATAGDAPARGLGSWSGASTDPSRTPEQGHRR